One stretch of Rana temporaria chromosome 10, aRanTem1.1, whole genome shotgun sequence DNA includes these proteins:
- the LOC120916510 gene encoding DNA-directed RNA polymerases I, II, and III subunit RPABC5-like, which translates to MIIPVRCFTCGKVVGNKWEAYLGLLQAEYTEGDALDALGLKRYCCRRMLLSHVDLIEKLLNYAPLEK; encoded by the exons ATGATCATCCCTGTGAGATGCTTTACATGTGGGAAAGTTGTTGGAAATAAATGGGAGGCGTACTTGGGCCTTCTTCAGGCTGAATATACAGAAGG GGATGCTTTGGATGCCCTAGGATTGAAGCGGTACTGTTGTCGACGGATGTTGCTCTCTCACGTAGATCTAATTGAGAAGCTACTGAATTATGCACCCCTAGAAAAGTAA